In Solidesulfovibrio carbinoliphilus subsp. oakridgensis, the sequence TCCGTGACGAAGAGCCGGGCCTTTTTCCAAAACGCGCCGCGAAAACGGCCGAGCACGTGGAACGGGTTGTCCACGAACCAGACGGCCACCGGCACCCCGGCCTCGGCCAGCAGGGAAAAAAGCAGGCCGTCGTCGTCCAGGCCCGCGCCGTTTACGCAAAGAAAGAGGGACGGCTTGCCGGCGGCAAGCATCCGGGCCACGGCCGGGCCCGAGGCCTCGGCCGGGATGTCCGTGACGGGCCGGCCGAGGGCGGCCAGGGCCCGGGCGATTTCCGGCTCCAGGAGCCCGCCCTGGCGCCGGGCCAGGAGCACGGCCGGGGTCGTTTCGGCCTTCTCCGGCCGGGGCAGGAGGGCGAGCTGGGCCCTGGCCCAGATCGACCCCCAGAAGCTCGGGAAAAGGCGCGTGTTCTGGCGGTAGAGGTAAAACGTGGACCGGGCCGCCCGCGCGGGCGAAAGCGCCTCCGGTTCCAGGCGTTCCCAATCGGCCGGGACGGCTTGGGCCCACGGCGGCGGCATGGCCGCGGCAAAGGCCGGGCATTCCAAAAAGGCCGCCGGCCGGCCGCCGGCCAGTCCGACCGCCACGGCCGGGTCCGGGCCGAGGCCGAGAAAGACCGGCTCGGGGCCGCGGCCAAAGGACGCAAAGGTTTCCGGACCCACGCCCAGGGCGCGTGGGGAGCCGGTTTCGTCGACAACGGTTGTCCGCTGCGGGCGCTCGCCAGAGGGCATAGGGCGTCTTTTCCTTGAAACCTGTCTCAGTTAACGGTATCGGGGGCAGCCGCCATGAAAATCTATCGCGACCACTATTTCAACAAGGCCAAGCTGGAGAACTATCCGGCCCGTTCGGTCTATAAGCTCCAGGAGATCGAAAAACAATCGCGCCTCCTGGTTCCGGGCGCCAAGGTGCTCGATCTCGGGGCCTGCCCGGGTTCGTGGACCCTTTTTACGGCCAAACGGATCGGCCCCCAGGGCCGGGTGCTGGCCATCGACCTCAATCCGGCCGGCACGGAGTTTCCGGACAACGTCACCTACCTGCTCGGCGACATGCTCGACCCGGGTCCCGACATCCTGGAAGCCTTTGCCGCCTTCGGCCCCTTTGACGTGGTCATAAGCGACATGGCCCCCCAGACCACGGGGATCAAGTTCACGGACCAGTGCCGGTCCCTGGAGCTGTGCGAGGCCGCCCTGTCCGTGGCCAGGGAGCGGCTGAGGCCCGGCGGCGGGTTTGTGGTCAAGATCTTTCAGGGCCCGGACGCTCCGGCCTACCTGAAAGGGCTTCGGGAGTTCTTTCAAAAGGTCCGGGTGGCCAAGCCCCAGAGTTCGCGGGCCGAGAGCAAGGAAATTTTCTACGTGGCCACGGGATTTACCGGCGCGGTCGCGTCTGGCTGACGGAAGATTGTCGTATTGAAGCCTCCGGCGGCCAAAGGGCTTGGCCCTTTGGAAACCCGGGACGGTATATCCGGATGCCGACTGCCTGTCCGGATGCTCTCGTTTGGGGGGCCGCCTCTGCCCGGCCGGCTTTGCGGCCGGGCAGAGGCGGCCCCCGGGACGGGAGGGTCCGGGAGGGGGTGACCCCCTCCCGGCCGCCGGAGGCATCTTCACTCCCATAAACATTTCGGGCGAACGCCCGTGGACATCCCAGGAGGAGCAATGGCCGGACACAGCAAATGGCATAACATCCAGGCCCGCAAGTCGGTCCAGGACGCCAAGAAGAGCAAGTTTTTCACCAAGGTGACCAAGGAGCTGATGCTCGCCACCAAGGCCGGCGGGGCCGACACGGCGCTCAACAACCGCCTCAAAACCGCCATTGCCGCGGCCAAGGCCGTGAACCTGCCCAAGGACAAGATCGAGCAGGCCATCAAGAAGGGCACGGGCGAGATCGCCGGCGAGAACTTCGACGAGGTCATGTACGAAGGCTACGGCCCGGGCGGCGTGGCCATCCTGGTCGAGGCGGCCACCGACAACCGCAACCGGACCGTGGCCGAGGTGCGCCACATCCTGGCCAAGGGCGGCGGGGCCATGGGCGAGGCCGGCTGCGTGGGCTGGATGTTCGCCAAAAAGGGCGTCTTCTCCTTCCCCAAGGCCACCTTCACCGAGGACCAGCTCATGGAAGTGGGCCTCGAGCACGGGGTCGAGGAGATCGCGGACGAGGGCGACGTCTGGGAAGTCCACTGCGCACCCGAAGACTTCGATGCCCTGAGCCGGGCCTTCGAGGCGGCGGGCATGGTGTCCGACGATGCCGAAGTGGCCATGATGCCGGCCAACACCGTGGCCCTGGACGTGGAAAACGGCCAGAAGCTCCTGAAGCTCATCGACGCCCTGGAAGACAACGAAGACGTGCAGAAAGTCCACACCAACGGCGACCTGCCCGACGAACTGTTGGGGTAGGGCGGCGCTGTCAGACTCCTCCGGCGGCCGGGGCTCCGCCCCGGACCCCGCTGGGGCGCCGCCCCAGGCCCCGCCGGGGGGGGCATCCCCCCCCCGGACCCCCCTGGGTGGGGGCGTTGGCGGCAGTTGCGCCGTTTCTCCCTTGTGTTGTTCTCTTGGCCGATTGCGGGTAGGAAGGGCGGCAGGCAGGACATAGCCTCCTGCCGAGGCTGTTTGTCGACATGGAATCTTCCCAGGAAATGATGGTGCTCGGACTCGATCCCGGATCGCGGGTGACGGGCTATGGCGTTGTGCGCGAGCGATCGGGCGTGTTGGAACTCGTGGCTGCCGGCGTCGTGCGCACCGGGTCTGAAAACGATTTTCCCACCCGGCTTGGAGTGATATATACGGCCGTGGCCGAGTTGATCGGCCGGCTTGCCCCGATCGAGGCGGCGGTGGAGAACGTGTTCGTCTCGAAAAACGCCGGCACGGCCCTCAAACTCGGCCAGGCCCGGGGCGCGGCCCTGGCCGCCTGCGCCGTGGCCGGGCTGCCGGTCTTCTCCTACGAGCCGACCATCATTAAAAAGAGCCTGGTCGGCACGGGCCGGGCCGAAAAATCGCAGGTGGCCTTCATGGTCGGGCGGGTGCTTTCCTGCCGGGAAAC encodes:
- a CDS encoding RlmE family RNA methyltransferase, encoding MKIYRDHYFNKAKLENYPARSVYKLQEIEKQSRLLVPGAKVLDLGACPGSWTLFTAKRIGPQGRVLAIDLNPAGTEFPDNVTYLLGDMLDPGPDILEAFAAFGPFDVVISDMAPQTTGIKFTDQCRSLELCEAALSVARERLRPGGGFVVKIFQGPDAPAYLKGLREFFQKVRVAKPQSSRAESKEIFYVATGFTGAVASG
- a CDS encoding YebC/PmpR family DNA-binding transcriptional regulator; the protein is MAGHSKWHNIQARKSVQDAKKSKFFTKVTKELMLATKAGGADTALNNRLKTAIAAAKAVNLPKDKIEQAIKKGTGEIAGENFDEVMYEGYGPGGVAILVEAATDNRNRTVAEVRHILAKGGGAMGEAGCVGWMFAKKGVFSFPKATFTEDQLMEVGLEHGVEEIADEGDVWEVHCAPEDFDALSRAFEAAGMVSDDAEVAMMPANTVALDVENGQKLLKLIDALEDNEDVQKVHTNGDLPDELLG
- the ruvC gene encoding crossover junction endodeoxyribonuclease RuvC; amino-acid sequence: MESSQEMMVLGLDPGSRVTGYGVVRERSGVLELVAAGVVRTGSENDFPTRLGVIYTAVAELIGRLAPIEAAVENVFVSKNAGTALKLGQARGAALAACAVAGLPVFSYEPTIIKKSLVGTGRAEKSQVAFMVGRVLSCRETFALDATDALAAAVCHLNQRRLRRLCGTQ